In the Podospora bellae-mahoneyi strain CBS 112042 chromosome 4, whole genome shotgun sequence genome, one interval contains:
- a CDS encoding hypothetical protein (CAZy:AA9; COG:G; EggNog:ENOG503NYCR) — translation MPSFTSKTLLAALAGAAAVNAHGHVKNVVVNGASFQGYDINSFPYTQNPPKVAAWTASNTDNGFVGPESFASSDIICHKNSANAQGRIVVAAGDSVFVQWDTWPESHHGPVIDYLASCGNTGCDKIEKTALEFFKIAEAGLVNGAQAPGRWASDVLIDNNNSWMIKIPANIRPGQYVLRHEIIALHSGGDLNGAQNYPQCFNIEVTGSGTVLPQGVKGTSLYTPTDAGIRFNIYRSLDSYPIPGPALPAGFAPVAQGSSAIVSSATAITGVATNAPAPIATTTAVNVVPSPTTIVTSVVQTSAAQTSAVQTAVPVQTSTRPISTRPQPTRCPGLGRRHLRKVARA, via the coding sequence ATGCCTTCCTTCACCTCCAAGACTCTCCTCGCCGCTTTGGCCGGTGCCGCTGCTGTCAACGCCCACGGCCACGTCAAGAACGTTGTCGTGAATGGTGCCTCCTTCCAGGGCTACGACATCAACAGCTTCCCTTACACTCAGAACCCCCCCAAGGTTGCCGCCTGGACCGCTTCCAACACCGACAATGGCTTCGTTGGCCCCGAGTCTTTCGCCTCTAGCGACATCATCTGCCACAAGAACTCGGCCAACGCTCAAGGCCGCATCGTTGTTGCCGCGGGTGACAGCGTCTTTGTTCAGTGGGACACCTGGCCCGAGTCTCACCACGGCCCCGTCATTGACTACCTTGCCTCGTGCGGTAACACTGGCTGCGACAAGATTGAGAAGACTGCTCTCGAGTTCTTCAAGATTGCCGAGGCTGGTCTTGTCAACGGTGCCCAGGCCCCTGGCCGGTGGGCTTCCGATGTCCTCattgacaacaacaacagctggATGATCAAGATTCCCGCCAACATCCGTCCCGGCCAGTACGTCCTTCGCCACGAGATCATCGCCCTTCACTCTGGCGGCGACCTCAACGGCGCCCAGAACTACCCTCAGTGCTTCAACATTGAGGTCACTGGTTCCGGCACTGTCCTTCCCCAGGGTGTCAAGGGTACTTCCCTCTACACTCCCACCGACGCTGGTATCCGCTTCAACATTTACCGCTCCCTCGACAGCTACCCCATCCCCGGTCCCGCTCTCCCCGCCGGCTTCGCTCCCGTTGCTCAGGGATCTTCCGCTATCGTTTCCTCTGCCACCGCTATCACCGGCGTTGCCACCAACGCCCCTGCTCCTattgccaccaccaccgctgtcAACGTTGTCCCCAGCCCTACCACCATCGTCACCTCTGTTGTCCAGACCTCTGCTGCTCAGACCTCTGCTGTTCAGACTGCCGTGCCTGTCCAGACCAGCACTCGTCCTATCAGCACCCGCCCCCAGCCTACCCGCTGCCCCGGTCTCGGTCGCCGCCACCTCCGCAAGGTCGCCCGCGCTTAA
- the GPI18 gene encoding ER membrane glycoprotein subunit of the GPI transamidase complex-like protein (BUSCO:EOG09262GLP; EggNog:ENOG503NYKS; COG:G; CAZy:GT76): MTASSPSFKSPRAHAPTTTTATTPSTRIINSAQPYRTLVTAFLIWKAVLFAIALGSTLVGDAYDTSADLLVHGGVEAATTGQRPAQQPLGLSGGLVSRFASWDAIYFLSSAKRGYIYEQEWAFGAGLPIVVRGILQGARHVGIAPPADGGVLPEAVIGVTVANTAHFLSVIVLFRLGQVVWRDRTLSLVAALLHIVSPAGMFLTAPYMESSYAFLAFTGYLLFALSSQAESRALTRDVYLVLAGIFFGLATAFRSNGILNGIPFAWEVLRHLPNLPHKPFDTIRRLVALGIGGICVALGSIIPQAIAYGQFCSGDSGVDPRPWCEAYLPSIFTFVQEHYWNVGFLRYWTISNLPLFLLATPMLAILVRSGVEQPTSARQPVIAAKPVESAQLTSLVQSAAAAQVVLAVLAIAMYHVQIITRISSGYPLWYWWVAGSLIRGEKVGGYIVKFMVLYALIQGVLFTSFLPPA; this comes from the exons ATGACAGCCTCATCCCCCAGCTTCAAGAGCCCCCGTGCTCatgctcccaccaccaccaccgccaccacgcCCAGCACCCGCATCATCAATAGTGCCCAACCATACAGAACGCTGGTGACCGCATTTCTGATATGGAAAGCTGTTTTGTTTGCCATTGCCCTGGGAAGCACCCTCGTGGGCGACGCCTATGACACGTCCGCCGACCTCTTGGTGCACGGTGGCGTGGAAGCGGCAACGACGGGCCAACGACCGGCTCAGCAGCCATTGGGTCTTTCTGGTGGTCTGGTCTCGCGGTTTGCCAGCTGGGATGCCATTTACTTTCTCAGTTCTGCAAAACGAGGATATATATATGAACAGGAATGGGCCTTTGGTGCTGGCCTGCCCATCGTGGTCAGAGGGATTCTTCAAG GTGCAAGACATGTTGGCATCGCTCCCCCAGCAGATGGGGGTGTTCTCCCTGAAGCTGTCATTGGCGTCACTGTCGCCAATACGGCACATTTTCTCTCGGTGATTGTGCTCTTCCGCCTCGGACAGGTTGTGTGGCGGGACCGCACTCTATCTTTGGTTGCGGCTCTGCTGCACATCGTCTCGCCTGCTGGCATGTTTCTCACGGCGCCTTACATGGAAAGCTCCTACGCCTTTCTGGCCTTTACCGGATATCTTCTCTTTGCACTGAGTAGCCAAGCTGAGAGTCGTGCACTTACTCGTGATGTGTATTTGGTGCTCGCAGGGATTTTCTTTGGTCTGGCCACAGCCTTCCGAAGCAACGGCATTCTGAATGGTATCCCATTTGCCTGGGAAGTTCTGCGGCACCTCCCGAATCTGCCGCATAAGCCTTTCGACACCATCCGCCGCCTTGTCGCGTTGGGCATCGGGGGTATCTGCGTAGCTCTAGGGTCCATAATCCCTCAGGCCATCGCTTATGGGCAGTTTTGCTCCGGTGATTCCGGGGTAGATCCTCGGCCATGGTGTGAGGCTTACTTACCGAGCATCTTCACCTTTGTCCAGGAGCACTATTG GAATGTCGGCTTCCTCCGCTACTGGACGATTTCTAATCTCCCATTATTTTTGCTCGCCACCCCGATGCTGGCGATCCTAGTTCGATCGGGAGTGGAGCAACCCACATCGGCTCGGCAGCCTGTGATTGCCGCCAAACCCGTCGAGTCGGCCCAACTGACGTCGCTTGTTCAGTCTGCAGCGGCGGCTCAAGTGGTGCTTGCTGTGCTTGCTATTGCCATGTACCATGTGCAGATTATCACGAGGATATCGTCTGGGTATCCGCTGTGGTATTGGTGGGTGGCCGGGAGCTTGATTCGGGGCGAGAAGGTGGGTGGATATATTGTCAAGTTTATGGTTTTGTATGCCTTGATTCAGGGGGTGTTGTTTACTTCGTTTTTGCCCCCTGCATGA
- a CDS encoding hypothetical protein (COG:A; COG:T; EggNog:ENOG503NY3C), with protein MPGQLADLSSLDARSAALREKLSRSRRQNSTTISKESSKVSLGATDDDIQDLITSIRVTSGVNDDNPQPSSSSSDALSRNHQAHAANSTKYTSQEEVYTNTSQPLSFMNAVTSNHHGLPHCQETLVTRTTSSTGSQPHTGNVEVSSSASHAIQELLELAPDIKDWLEMTEYHNTEVRTVKLDRFRRLRDLAAKKKRLEEEERKLLEEAENDSWPRQPQNKATPAPLVTRVQSVSETRQSLPTPITPNKPEPEGKEITSAMFLTSGIMHTATKRAHPEEGADTQGRDKLPRTNHQDVQREDNNPVDESRRLELADSRSSHPRQDFGRPPPCWHNYKEPSNFQRSRSPPRGPSFRREYGDDRPQSRYDSYKGRRDSAHHDRENGRSRRLDFGRRGDTRFFIVKSFNEQNVEQCMEDNIWTTQAKNSSTFTEAFNQCRNVILFFSINQSGHFQGYARMTTAPSSKIPRPCWMKSLPWGTSEPFRLEWLSTTPLEFRRVRRVTNPLNEGLPVFVGKDGQEIETSVGQELLNEMDLERERRWDEDHRGRLVSDYQRDEDYHHGTMVKRESST; from the exons ATGCCAGGCCAACTGGCTGATCTGAGCAGCCTGGATGCTCGCTCCGCTGCGCTGAGAGAGAAACTCAGTCGAAGTCGCCGCCAGAACAGCACGACCATTTCTAAAGAGTCGAGCAAGGTGTCGTTAGGTGCGACTGATGACGATATTCAGGACTTGATCACCTCGATACGGGTTACATCTGGAGTCAACGATGATAACCCACAgccctcgtcgtcgtcgtccgatGCCTTGTCAAGAAACCATCAGGCCCATGCTGCTAACTCAACCAAGTACACCTCACAAGAGGAGGTCTATACGAACACTTCACAGCCCCTTTCATTCATGAATGCCGTGACGAGCAACCATCATGGGCTACCACACTGTCAAGAGACACTGGTCACACGGACAACGTCTTCCACCGGCTCACAGCCACACACAGGCAATGTAGAAGTCTCATCGTCAGCTTCCCACGCGATACAAGAGCTACTCGAGCTTGCTCCCGACATCAAAGACTGGCTTGAAATGACCGAGTACCACAACACAGAGGTTCGCACAGTAAAGTTGGACCGTTTTCGGCGCTTAAGAGACCTCGCGGCCAAGAAAAAGAgactcgaggaggaggaacgaAAGCTTTTGGAAGAAGCTGAGAATGATTCCTGGCCACGGCAACCTCAGAACAAGGCCACACCCGCGCCTTTGGTTACTCGCGTACAGAGTGTCTCAGAGACGAGACAAAGCTTACCTactcccatcacccccaacaaacccGAGCCTGAGGGCAAAGAAATTACTAGCGCAATGTTTCTGACTTCAGGCATCATGCACACGGCGACAAAGAGAGCGCACCCTGAGGAAGGGGCTGACACGCAAGGAAGAGATAAGCTTCCTCGAACTAACCACCAAGATGTCCAGAGAGAAGACAACAACCCAGTGGATGAGAGCAGACGCCTAGAGCTCGCGGACAGTCGTTCTAGCCACCCTCGGCAGGATTTTGGGCGCCCGCCCCCCTGCTGGCATAACTACAAGGAGCCGTCCAACTTCCAGCGTTCTCGGAGCCCGCCGAGAGGTCCTTCATTCCGTCGGGAATATGGTGATGACCGGCCTCAGTCGAGGTATGATAGCTACAAAGGACGTCGGGATTCGGCTCATCATGACAGAGAGAACGGAAGATCACGACGTCTAGACTTTGGACGTCGAGGTG ATACTCGATTCTTCATCGTCAAGTCTTTTAATGAGCAGAATGTCGAACAGTGTATGGAAGAT AATATTTGGACAACGCAGGCCAAAAACAGCTCGACATTTACCGAGGCCTTCAACCAGTGTAGGAACGTTATCCTGTTCTTTTCGATCAACCAGTCTGGCCACTTTCAAGGCTACGCCCGGATGACAACCGCACCGTCGTCGAAGATCCCACGGCCCTGTTGGATGAAGAGCCTGCCCTGGGGCACCAGCGAGCCGTTCAGACTGGAATGGTTGAGCACCACACCCCTCGAGTTCCGAAGAGTCCGTCGAGTTACAAATCCGCTCAATGAGGGCTTGCCGGTTTTTGTGGGCAAAGACGGACAGGAAATCGAAACCAGCGTTGGACAGGAACTGTTGAATGAGATGGATTTGGAGCGGGAGCGGAGGTGGGACGAAGATCACCGCGGTAGGTTGGTATCGGACTACCAGAGGGATGAGGATTATCACCATGGGACTATGGTGAAGCGCGAGTCGTCCACTTAG
- a CDS encoding hypothetical protein (EggNog:ENOG503P2SX), giving the protein MFLHSGASLHGHEYSNRPSPSTPPVATHNLRSPLLRSAFAPPKQRVNVDGASAPIRQRPASDYIPRALSPVVRFREDPEEDAPPQTPAMPEPPSDSELSDVTNPNASTLTARSTPRRHRHRVQRKSTTYGLGYPTPKLLDKTKYVRKVLPRLLLQLQLVSADGRSRPVLEVFPSSRIAGPVIAPRLAKRFPGIFGVKHSLAYDDIVLVRRDDDHVESDSTEGDSDDALEKRRLVAVYSPLRHSDEAEIVLDDGTVWVARPLPNGSWDFAHTDDNGNTTTARWARRHKSAPTSHPTEPSTPSSTTAPQTRFTFSMINPLTRRHPVMASLTPSSLNIRDSYASVSNPSNRYQPPRHGRGRSLSNVTCSTVPNSPSQQSSLCFSTDGESDSGLGMPVSLTQEMAEGPVHLIDEATKNLISVTALWVALSSGWSPAHTPTNSGPESAAATPCTAASRVGRSRRNTWGSRASNASDAGQRSECAELVMGITKRNSLPAQCLIEESDHNKRLATPTSTPVISRSSTPVSNMSTNNPKAAPRRATSTGAAYMQRRLQASSTSEATVAEVAEMNAARKTAVLSQAQAHPEAPVSAPQPIAPIRPSLKAEGSTVHRNSSITIKVVSSPDRETHGVMVKRSRSLFGSSKTASKCAVTERNLGEGLDSPGKEKKRLRERLSRWMCRLGGSSSR; this is encoded by the coding sequence ATGTTTCTTCACTCGGGCGCGAGCCTCCATGGCCATGAATATTCGAATCGCCCTTCACCATCTACACCTCCAGTCGCCACCCACAACCTACGAAGCCCCTTATTACGCTCCGCCTTTGCGCCACCAAAACAACGGGTGAACGTGGATGGCGCCTCCGCCCCCATCCGCCAACGTCCGGCGTCTGATTACATCCCCCGCGCCCTTTCACCCGTTGTGCGCTTTCGCGAGGACCCCGAGGAGGACGcccctcctcaaacgccCGCCATGCCAGAACCACCATCGGATTCGGAGCTTAGTGATGTAACGAATCCGAATGCTAGTACACTAACAGCCCGGTCCACACCACGGCGACATCGCCATAGAGTCCAGCGCAAGAGCACCACTTATGGCCTTGGATATCCCACCCCGAAGCTCCTCGACAAGACCAAATATGTGCGCAAGGTGTTGCCgaggcttcttctccagcttcagTTGGTATCGGCTGATGGACGGTCAAGACCAGTGCTTGAAGTGTTTCCATCGAGCCGAATCGCCGGTCCGGTTATAGCTCCCCGGTTGGCAAAGAGGTTTCCAGGAATATTTGGGGTCAAGCATTCATTGGCTTACGATGACATTGttttggtgaggagggacgACGATCATGTGGAAAGCGACAGCACCGAAGGTGACAGCGACGACGCGCTCGAGAAAAGGAGACTCGTTGCCGTCTATAGCCCCTTGCGCCATTCGGACGAGGCTGAAATCGTGTTGGATGACGGGACGGTGTGGGTTGCCAGGCCACTGCCAAATGGCTCTTGGGACTTTGCGCACACCGATGATAatggcaacaccaccacagcccgATGGGCTCGCAGGCACAAATCGGCGCCAACATCGCATCCGACAGAGCCGAGTACACCATCGTCTACAACAGCGCCGCAAACCCGCTTCACATTCAGCAtgatcaaccccctcactcGCAGGCATCCAGTCATGGCATCTCTTACGCCTTCATCTCTAAACATCCGCGACTCCTATGCTTCTGTTTCGAACCCATCCAATCGATATCAACCCCCCCGGCACGGCCGCGGCCGCTCTCTCTCCAACGTAACCTGCAGCACTGTTCCAAATTCTCCATCTCAGCAATCATCATTGTGTTTCTCCACTGACGGTGAAAGCGACTCCGGTCTTGGGATGCCGGTTTCTCTCACCCAGGAAATGGCCGAGGGACCAGTTCACCTAATCGATGAAGCGACCAAGAATCTCATTTCCGTGACAGCTCTCTGGGTGGCTCTTTCTTCAGGCTGGTCACCAGCCCACACACCCACTAACAGCGGCCCAGAATCCGCAGCGGCCACGCCATGTACAGCGGCCTCACGTGTTGGGCGCAGCCGCAGGAATACCTGGGGCAGCAGAGCCTCCAACGCATCTGACGCCGGGCAGCGATCCGAATGCGCAGAGCTCGTCATGGGGATCACCAAGCGGAACTCGCTTCCCGCGCAATGTCTGATTGAAGAATCGGACCACAACAAGCGATTGGCTACACCTACCAGTACCCCGGTTATCTCCCGCTCGTCAACGCCCGTATCGAACAtgtccaccaacaaccccaaagcaGCCCCCCGCAGAGCGACAAGCACAGGCGCGGCTTACATGCAGAGGCGGCTTCAAGCGAGCTCCACCTCTGAAGCTACGGTAGCTGAAGTAGCAGAGATGAACGCGGCCAGGAAGACTGCGGTTTTGTCCCAGGCCCAAGCCCACCCCGAAGCACCAGTTTCCGCGCCCCAGCCAATTGCTCCGATCCGTCCTTCACTCAAGGCTGAGGGGAGCACCGTTCATAGGAATAGCAGTATCACCATCAAGGTTGTCTCCTCACCAGATAGGGAGACGCATGGAgtgatggtgaagaggagcaggagtTTGTTTGGCTCTTCCAAGACAGCGAGCAAGTGCGCTGTGACGGAAAGGAacctgggggaggggttggattcccctgggaaggagaagaagaggctgaggGAGAGGCTGTCGAGGTGGATGTGTAGACTCGGGGGATCTTCTTCGCGCTAG
- a CDS encoding hypothetical protein (COG:G; CAZy:CE8; EggNog:ENOG503NX45): MHLLLLLLPLLGLIPSTAAQSRTTPPSSSCIRVSKTPSAHSAQFSTLSSAITSLSTTSTSPVCIFLYPGTYQEQVLIPAAVKSAISIYGSTTNSASYTSNSVTITQSKSQANTGASNDETGTVRVKANNVKIYNLNIVNSYGKGSQAVALSAYADSGYYGCSFQGYQDTVLANRGKQYYSRCEIVGVTDFIFGQESPAWFERCDIRVLSSSVGYITASGRSNSASPNFYVFNNCNIAAKSGQSVNNGAFYLGRPWREYARVVFQNTAMSGVVNGAGWRIWNAGDERTSNVYFGEYANSGPGAGGMRASFARRLGGPVAIETVLGGDYKGQGWFDGNYGM, encoded by the exons atgcacctcctcctcctcctcctcccccttctcggGCTGATCCCCTCAACGGCAGCCCAATCtcgcaccacccccccatcctcctcctgcatcCGCGTATCCAAGACCCCCTCAGCCCACTCGGCCCAattctcaaccctctcctccgccatcacctccctctccacaacctccacctcccccgtctgCATCTTCCTCTACCCTGGCACCTACCAAGAACAAGTCCTCATCCCCGCCGCCGTTAAAtccgccatctccatctACGGCTCAACCACCAACTCAGCCTCCTACACCTCAAACTCCGTAACAATAACCCAGTCCAAATCCCAAGCCAACACCGGCGCCTCCAACGACGAGACGGGCACCGTCCGTGTAAAAGCCAACAACGTCAAGATCTACAACCTCAACATCGTAAACTCCTACGGCAAGGGGTCGCAAGCCGTAGCCCTGTCCGCGTACGCCGACAGCGGCTACTACGGCTGCTCCTTCCAGGGGTATCAAGACACCGTTCTCGCCAACCGGGGGAAGCAGTACTATTCCCGCTGCGAGATCGTCGGGGTGACGGATTTTATTTTTGGACAGGAAAGCCCGGCTTGGTTTGAGAGGTGCGATATTAGAGTGCTGTCGTCTTCGGTAGGATATATTACTG CGTCTGGGAGATCAAACTCCGCCTCGCCAAACTTCTATGTCTTCAACAACTGCAACATCGCAGCCAAGTCAGGGCAGAGCGTGAACAACGGGGCGTTTTACCTGGGTAGGCCGTGGAGGGAGTACGCCAGGGTTGTGTTTCAGAATACGGCCATGAGTGGTGTTGTCAATGGGGCGGGATGGAGGATTTGGAATGCGGGGGATGAGAGGACGTCGAACGTTTACTTTGGGGAGTATGCCAACTCGGGCCCGGGGGCGGGCGGGATGAGGGCGAGCTttgcgaggaggttggggggtcCGGTGGCAATCGAGACGGTGCTGGGGGGGGATTATAAGGGGCAGGGCTGGTTTGATGGGAATTATGGAATGTGA
- the GUT1 gene encoding Glycerol kinase (EggNog:ENOG503NUT5; COG:G), whose protein sequence is MGDLGDFNPIRFEEGGMVIDIPTLNLDSLKKPEATITPLYPDHIPTLETPNLHPHHDKHLPRGIEKTPEEQRRHWFVGSIDQGTTSSRFLIFNGEGDPVASHQLEFENLYPKSGWHEHEPLELLASVEECIDEAMRKFVDLGYRKSDIRSIGITNQRETTVVWDNNTGEPLYNAIVWPDTRTKDLVRDLKSRDQADTLTDLCGLPLSTYPSSVKLMWLIENVEAVKQAYEEGRLAFGTVDSWLIYKLNGGAKAAKPIHVTDSTNASRTMFMNLHTLQYDDNLLKFFGIDRSKIHLPKIVPSSDPCCFGKIAKGALSGVQIAGCLGDQSSALVGQCGFSPGQAKNTYGTGCFLLYNVGTKPVISKYGLLATVAYDFGGGRKPVYALEGSIAVAGSGVKFLMNNLGFVDKSSAITELAESVEDNGGVVFVTAFSGLFAPYWIDDAKGTIFGITQHTQKGHIARATLEATCFQTKAILDAMEKDSNAKLESLAVDGGLSNSDLCMQTQADITGIPVDRPGMRETTALGAAIAAGLATGVWKELNDLKDVNQAGRKVFKPNMERKQAEKLFKKWEQAVEMSRGWVNEVADGEEE, encoded by the exons ATGGGCGACCTTGGCGACTTCAACCCCATTCGCTTCGAAGAAGGCGGCATGGTGATAGACATACCCACACTGAACCTCGACTCCCTGAAGAAGCCCGAAGCAACCATCACCCCTCTGTACCCCGACCACATTCCCACCCTCGAGACGCCCAATTTACATCCGCACCATGATAAACACCTGCCGCGGGGCATTGAAAAGACGCCTGAGGAACAGCGGCGCCACTGGTTTGTGGGCAGTATCGACCAGGGAACAACGTCATCTCGGTTCCTAATATTCAACGGAGAAGGCGACCCAGTTGCCAGTCACCAACTCGAGTTCGAGAACCTGTATCCTAAATCCGG ATGGCACGAGCACGAACCGTTGGAGCTTCTCGCCTCCGTGGAGGAATGCATCGATGAGGCGATGCGCAAGTTTGTCGATCTGGGGTACCGAAAATCAGACATTCGGTCTATTGGCATCACCAATCAAAGAGAAACGACAGTAGTAtgggacaacaacaccggcGAGCCCCTTTATAACGCCATTGTCTGGCCTGATACCAGAACCAAAGATCTGGTGAGGGACCTCAAGTCCCGTGATCAGGCCGACACATTGACAGACCTTTGTGGTCTGCCGCTATCAACATATCCCAGCAGTGTCAAGCTTATGTGGCTTATCGAAAACGTCGAGGCCGTAAAACAAGCCTATGAGGAGGGTCGCCTCGCCTTTGGAACAGTCGACTCATGGCTGATATATAAGCTCAACGGCGGGGCCAAGGCGGCAAAGCCCATCCATGTCACCGATAGCACAAATGCTAGCAGAACCATGTTTATGAATCTGCACACTCTCCAGTACGACGACAATTTGCTCAAGTTCTTTGGTATCGACAGAAGCAAGATCCACCTTCCCAAGATCGTTCCATCATCAGATCCATGTTGCTTTGGAAAAATTGCCAAGGGCGCATTGTCGGGAGTGCAGATTGCCGGGTGCCTGGGAGACCAATCTAGTGCGTTGGTTGGTCAGTGTGGTTTCAGTCCGGGTCAAGCCAAAAACACCTACGGCACCGGTTGCTTCTTACTCTACAACGTTGGTACCAAGCCGGTCATTTCAAAATATGGTCTTTTGGCAACAGTCGCCTACGACTTTGGCGGTGGCCGCAAGCCCGTCTACGCCTTGGAGGGAAGCATAGCCGTCGCCGGATCCGGTGTCAAGTTCCTCATGAACAACTTGGGATTTGTTGACAAGTCAAGCGCCATCACTGAGCTGGCTGAATCAGTCGAGGATAACGGCGGTGTTGTTTTTGTCACCGCTTTCAGTGGTCTTTTTGCCCCCTATTGGATTGATGATGCCAAGGGGACAATTT TTGGCATCACGCAACACACCCAAAAAGGTCACATTGCTCGGGCCACACTGGAAGCCACGTGTTTCCAGACGAAGGCCATCTTGGACGCCATGGAAAAGGACTCCAATGCCAAACTCGAGTCTCTTGCGGTTGATGGTGGCCTGTCAAACTCTGACCTCTGCATGCAAACGCAGGCCGATATCACAGGCATCCCGGTTGATCGTCCAGGCATGAGAGAGACGACAGCCTTGGGTGCAGCCATTGCTGCTGGGCTGGCAACAGGTGTCTGGAAGGAGTTGAATGACCTGAAGGATGTGAATCAGGCCGGTAGGAAGGTGTTCAAGCCGAATATGGAGAGGAAACAAGCAGAGAAGCTATTCAAGAAGTGGGAGCAAGCTGTTGAGATGAGCAGGGGGTGGGTTAATGAGGTTGccgatggtgaggaggagtga
- a CDS encoding hypothetical protein (EggNog:ENOG503P63V; COG:S): MTLPNPFSRSSPPPPPPLPTSNITPPKPDIETAIRPISPPDNASLPPSTTITLSPPALPLPPTNKLTTPQFIYLFLLDGLGALILSGGINFAIAYAMYTAPQYTTSPGTNPDGTPQPPDKITLWSFPSTLAGDAAVTIILQCLVTWLIELFLVNRDLKTGGVPPIGMFSSSSLLNYNRLVRWLCSLPATVPVVSSGGDEKGGRGRPEEVVVSVSPYPSSGAGILGWGEFLLGQAARSMLVAVVSFLIFWGPTVGLLIAAGKANGKGDWEYDATWTPQVFKLVLGGVLGLVTTPVMAGVWLVRAGLVMGEGDNEEEEGGEQ; the protein is encoded by the coding sequence ATGACACTTCCGaaccccttctcccgcagctcaccaccaccaccaccaccactaccaacatccaacatcaccccccccaaacccgaCATTGAAACTGCCATCCgccccatctcccctcccgATAACGCCAGCCTCCCACCAAgcacaaccatcaccctctcccctcctgcccttcccctccccccaacaaacAAGCTCACAACCCCCCAGTTCATctacctcttcctcctcgacggCCTCGGCGCCCTGATCCTATCAGGCGGCATCAACTTTGCAATCGCCTACGCAATGTACACCGCCCCTCAGtacaccaccagccctgGCACCAACCCAGACGGaaccccccagcccccagACAAGATCACGCTATGGTCCTTCCCCTCGACGCTGGCGGGCGACGCGGCGGTaaccatcatcctccaatGTCTCGTCACCTGGCTCATTGAGCTGTTCCTCGTGAACCGTGACCTCAAGACCGGGGGTGTACCTCCCATAGGAATGTTcagctcttcttctctgctcAATTACAACAGATTGGTTAGGTGGCTTTGCTCGTTACCGGCGACGGTGCCGGTGGTGTCATCtgggggtgatgagaaggggggtaGGGGCCGTCCGGAAGAGGTTGTCGTCTCTGTGTCGCCTTACCCATCATCGGGGGCCGGAATTCTTGGATGGGGAGAGTTCCTCTTGGGCCAGGCGGCGAGGAGCATGCTTGTGGCGGTGGTCAGTTTTTTGATCTTTTGGGGGCCGacggtggggttgttgattgCTGCCGGGAAGGCAAACGGAAAGGGGGACTGGGAGTATGATGCTACTTGGACGCCGCAGGTGTTTAAGCTTGTTTTGGGAGgagtgttggggttggtgactACGCCGGTCATGGCCGGGGTTTGGCTTGTTAGGGCTGGGTTGGTTATGGGGGAGGGCGAtaatgaggaggaggagggcggagagcAATGA